A section of the Triticum dicoccoides isolate Atlit2015 ecotype Zavitan chromosome 7A, WEW_v2.0, whole genome shotgun sequence genome encodes:
- the LOC119327469 gene encoding sucrose:sucrose 1-fructosyltransferase-like — protein sequence MKSRAGTPPVLYSYASMQQRSGGGMKWRECVAVLGAAAMVVFVVTHSLLPGARVGDLGDVVSPLLRLQRARREEAAVPSSEKTVGEIGDEADGFPWSNAMLQWQRTGYHFQPEKNYMNDPNAPMYYRGWYHFFYQYNPEGVTWGNISWGHAVSRDMVHWHHLPLAMVPDRWYDINGVLTGFATILPDGKVVLLYTRNTDTLAQVQCVAEPADPHDPLLRTWIKHPANPVLFPPPGTYKKDFRDPMTAWFDKSDNTWCTMIGSKDNNGHVGIALMYNTKDFVKFELIPRPVHRVEGTGMWECVDFYPVGGNSNSSQEELYVLKASMDDERHDYYALGKYDAVTNTWTPLDPEADVGIGLRYNWGKLFASTTFYDPAKRRRVMWAYVGETDSNRTDLAKGWANLQAIPRTVALDEKTRTNLLQWPVEEIETLRHNATDLSGITIGTGSIFPLHLRQAAQLDIEASFCLNTSDIAAHNEADIGYNCSTSGGATNRGALGPFRLLLTNGHSEQMAMYFYMSRSLDGDLRTHFCHDESQSSLARNVVKRVVGSTVPVLNGEALSARILADHSIVESFVMGGRLTATSRVYPTEAIYEAAGLYVFNNATGSTLIVDKLVVHEMHSTPMQLDLFARD from the exons ATGAAGTCACGCGCCGGCACGCCGCCCGTcctgtactcgtacgcgtcgatgCAGCAGCGGAGCGGCGGCGGCATGAAGTGGCGCGAGTGCGTTGCCGTGCTGGGCGCCGCGGCCATGGTGGTGTTCGTCGTCACCCACTCGCTCCTCCCAGGGGCCAGGGTGGGGGATCTGGGCGACGTGGTTAGCCCGCTGCTCCGTCTCCAGAGAGCcaggcgggaggaggcggccgtgcCGTCGTCGGAGAAGACGGTGGGGGAAATCGGCGATGAGGCCGATGGCTTCCCGTGGAGCAACGCCATGCTGCAGTGGCAGCGCACCGGTTACCATTTCCAGCCGGAGAAGAACTACATGAACG ATCCAAACG CTCCAATGTACTACCGTGGATGGTACCACTTCTTTTACCAGTACAACCCGGAGGGTGTCACGTGGGGAAACATCTCGTGGGGCCACGCCGTGTCGCGAGACATGGTCCACTGGCACCACCTACCCCTCGCCATGGTGCCTGACCGATGGTACGACATTAACGGCGTTTTGACGGGCTTCGCCACCATACTTCCCGATGGTAAGGTCGTCCTGCTCTACACAAGGAACACCGACACGCTCGCCCAGGTACAGTGCGTTGCCGAACCTGCAGACCCTCATGACCCTCTCCTCCGCACCTGGATCAAGCATCCCGCCAACCCGGTCCTCTTCCCGCCCCCCGGGACATACAAAAAGGACTTCCGTGACCCCATGACCGCATGGTTTGACAAGTCCGACAACACATGGTGCACCATGATCGGGTCCAAGGACAACAACGGGCATGTTGGCATCGCTCTCATGTACAATACAAAAGACTTCGTCAAGTTCGAGCTCATCCCGCGTCCGGTCCACCGCGTCGAGGGCACCGGCATGTGGGAGTGCGTCGACTTCTACCCTGTTGGGGGCAATAGCAACTCATCACAGGAAGAGTTGTACGTCCTGAAGGCGAGCATGGACGATGAACGACATGACTACTACGCATTGGGAAAGTATGACGCAGTGACCAACACATGGACACCGCTGGACCCAGAAGCAGATGTGGGAATCGGACTGAGGTACAATTGGGGAAAGTTATTTGCGTCCACGACATTCTATGATCCGGCAAAGCGGCGACGTGTGATGTGGGCGTATGTTGGTGAGACAGATTCCAACCGGACCGACCTCGCCAAGGGATGGGCAAACCTCCAG GCGATTCCGAGGACGGTGGCACTGGACGAGAAGACCCGGACGAACCTCCTCCAATGGCCGGTGGAGGAGATTGAGACCCTCCGTCATAATGCAACTGACCTCAGTGGCATCACCATCGGCACTGGCTCCATCTTCCCCCTGCATCTCCGGCAAGCCGCTCAGCTCGACATAGAGGCCTCCTTCTGCCTCAACACTTCTGACATCGCAGCCCACAACGAGGCCGACATCGGCTACAACTGCAGCACTAGcggtggtgccaccaaccggggtgCGCTCGgccccttccgcctcctcctcaccAACGGTCACAGTGAACAAATGGCAATGTACTTCTACATGTCTAGGAGCCTTGACGGGGACCTCCGGACCCACTTCTGCCATGACGAGTCGCAGTCATCGCTGGCCAGGAATGTTGTAAAGCGTGTGGTGGGCAGCACTGTTCCGGTGCTCAACGGAGAGGCCTTATCCGCTAGGATTCTTGCGGATCATTCCATTGTGGAGAGCTTCGTTATGGGCGGGAGATTGACGGCGACGTCCCGAGTGTACCCGACTGAGGCCATCTATGAGGCGGCTGGGCTGTACGTTTTCAACAATGCTACCGGCTCCACTCTCATCGTCGATAAGCTCGTGGTGCATGAGATGCATTCAACACCGATGCAACTAGATCTTTTTGCACGAGATTAA